Genomic segment of Nostoc sp. TCL240-02:
TTGTGGGGAGATTTATGGCTACTCACATCTGTTCAAGGTCTACCCCTTTTAATTGTCCTCAGTTTTTTATTGATTTCTCCCTCACTCTCGTACTCGCTACAGACGCGATTAATCGCGTCTCTACCCACTCCCCCACTTCTTCTGCTGGGACTGAATTTATTCTTGGTGGTAATTCGCTTTGCGATGCTAATTGCGATTGCACCTTCCTACGATCGCAAAAGTGCTAAAGGTGGCTGGTTATTCTGGCTTTCCCCTTTAGCCGATCCCCTAGCTGTGCTGCGAATCTTCTTATCTGCGTTTCAAAAGCCACGCGAGTGGCGAGGACGCAAATATATATAGTGGGGAATTAGGAATTGGGAATTGGGCATTGAACATGAAGAAGAGACAAGGAAGACAAGAGAGAGACTTGTTCAATAATTCCCCCTTGTCCCCCTTGTCCCCCTGCCCATTTCCTACTCCTCTTCACCTCCTACTTGATCCCCGCGTTCCAGTTCCCAAAGAATTTGATTTCCTTCACGGCGTACCCGTGACACTATCCAGTTTCGCCAGCGCCATTGATCTCCCCGACTGGTAACAGCGCTGGCGTGGACATCCATCAAGTCTGCTAACTCAGAACTGGTGATTAAGTAGCCTTTTTCTGAAATTTCGTCAGCGATACGCAGAGTTTCGACCAAGCTGCGGAGTTGCGAAACCCTCATTTCTGTCGGTTTTTCATCGATAGTGGCCGCAGTAGGCCCAGTTGATGGTTCCATAACGGTTATTTCTAGTGCAGAAGTACTGATTTCTTGGTGACTTTGGTTAATTATTCGAGACTTTTTTTCATAATCAGCTACTTTTGCTACATTTAGTTCATTTGGGGAAGGTAAAGATTTATAAAAATTTGTAGAAGTGAATTGTTGTAGCGAAGGGATTTTGCCACTAGCATAAGTGCGAGCGATCGCATCACAACGTTCGTTACCTATGTTACCAGAATGTCCCCTGACGTGTTGCCATTTTACCTGTTGGGTATTGAGTTCATCAAGAATTTCCAAAAGCTCTTGGTTTTGGACGGGTTTACCATCTGACTTTTTCCAGCCTTTCTTTTTCCAGCCTTTCACCCACTTGGTAACGCAGTTAATCAGGTATTCGCTATCGGTATGGAGGGTGATTGCTTGGGTTTGTTGAGATGTTTGCAGAAATTGGAGGGCTGCGATCGCAGCTTGCATTTCCATTTTATTATTGGTGGTATGAGGCGATGCATCGCCCATTTCGTGGATTGAGCCATCGCTAAAGTAGACGACAACTCCCCAACCACCAGGGCCAGGGTTCCCGGTGCAAGCACCATCGGTATATATGCTTTGGATTGTGGGTTGAGTGGACATGGTTTAGGATATCGAACCGCAAAGGACGCAAAGCCAAGAGTGATTAGCGGCGAATTTTTGTAAAGAATATCCAGGTTATTATACTGGTTAGCATTCCAGTAATAATGCTTCACAAAAAGGCTGTTGTGACGAAAAATGATTTTTTGCTATTGGGTTGGGTATTGAGCAGTTAAAACTGAAGATGCGATTTGGTTGGTTGCTAGTGCGATCGCTGTGCTACTGATAAACTTTTCTAAGTTGCGATCGCTTTTTACTTTGTAGATGGTCAATAGTACCTTGGATTCTACTATGGTTTTACTCTGTGTAAATTACTAGAATTTGTCTTCCGATCATGGTTAATGCCACTCCAATCATCACAATGAGTGTCAACTTTCCACCAGGAACGAGTGGTTGATTTGTGCTATCTGAGTTTTCTTGTTCTTGGCGTTGCTTCCAACTCATTAACGCCGGAATAATTCCACCCAGAACTGAGATACTGAACGTTCCAGTGTAATCTAGAGCAGTAAAAAAGATGCTGGGATTGAGCGTTCCGAGAGTCATTGGCGGGAAAAGAACCAGTGAATAGAGGGGGAAACGGCTAGAAAGCTTTCCCTGTGGAATAAGAAAAATATCTCCGAACAAATCCAGCAATCCGTATACAAATCCAATGAATGATGTGGCGATCGCAAACTCTGAAAAAATAGATACTAGAACTCCTAACCATTCTCCTGCACCGCCTGCTCGGAGAATTTGCAGTGGGTCAAAAACAGTTCTACCATCAGATGTGTCATATTGCATATCAGGACTGACGCTTCCTAAAATTACGGCATTCCACGCCAAAAACATAATTAGAGGAATCACAGAACCAATTAAGATAGACTGACGAATTTTGCCGGCATCCCCTTCTAGTTGCGTCACAACTAACGGCACAACGTTTTGAAAAAATAGCGCCACAGACATCACTGAAATAGCACTACCAAGGGCACTCCAGTTCTGAAATAAGAGTTGGGCACTCTGAATATGCCTTCCTGCGAAAAACAATAATCCCAAAAAAGACACGATGACAATTCCGACAAAGGCACTGTTTAATTTCTCAATAAATTTTTCTCGCCCAAGATACATAATGCCACCAAATAACAGTGTGAAAGTCGTTGTGCCCATCCACGTTGGTAATATCTGCACACTCCAGATTTTTGCCACCGCATATCCTAAAATCTCTCCACCTTGGGTGATGTATGCCACCAAGAGAGCATAATGCATAAATAAATATGCACCGCCAGCCATTTGCGCTCCCAGCTTACCAAGGATTTTCTCAACAACTCCCAAAAAACCTATGCTTACACGCCCTTCTGTTCGCATCGTGTTTAAGGTAACTTCTGCAACCAATAACCCTGAAACTAAAGCGTAGAGCCAAACAGCAATCAGTCCAGATGTGGATGGTACAATACCAGACGGTAGAGTAACGGCTGGTAGGGCGAGAATTCCAGCCCCAACAGTGGTTCCCGCAATCAATGCAGTACTCCCCAATACACTACCTGGTTGATGATTAAGCTTTTTTCCATCAAATTCAAGATGAGAAAACAACCGAGTGACTTGCTCTGAATTGAGAACAGTCTCTATGGGAAGCATACTAAATACCCGTACATAAACCCGATTAACAATACTAGCATCTGGAAATATTCTTCGCAAAAACACTGATGTTGCTATTTTTGCAGAGAAATTTTAGCGGAAAAAGAAGCGATCGCCATTTCATCGTTAACACAACTTTTTGAGCAGGAGTGTAATTTGTAGTACTTGAAAAAAACAGAGGTAAAGGCTATTTCATAATCAATTTGATTCTCAAAATAAAACCACCTCTAGCTTTCGCTTGAGCTATCGGAATTTAAGGGCAAAATTACTGTAAATGTAGTACCGACTCCAATTTGACTTGTAACACTAATTTGACCCCTGTGAGCATCAACGCACCTTTTAACGATTACTAACCCTAACCCAGTCCCCTTAATTGATTGGACATTTGAGCCTCGGTAAAATGATTCAAAAAGTCTAGCTTGATCTGCTTCTGGAATGCCCATACCTTGATCTTGAATATAAAAAATTGCTAAATTCTCTATTGGATCGCATATTAAATTAAACTCAATCTTGCCACCTCTTGGAGAATATTTAATCGCATTTGAGAGCAGATTTCCAAACATATAATTTAATAGTCCTTCATCCATTACAGCGTCAGTACGATCGCTATGACAGGTAAAAACAACTTCACACACACTACTTTCAACAATAGAAAAATCTTTAATTAACTCTAGACAGAATTGCTCTAAGTTAAGTGGAGCAGGGTTATATACAAGTTTTGTTGCTTCCGCTCGACCCACAAAAAGCACTTCTTCCATGAGTTTTTCCATAGACTGCACAGCACCTTGAATTCGCTTTAAATAAATTCCTCTTTTTACATCTGTCAAATTTGCTCCTTTCATCTCTATAAGCTCTACTGCCGTTTGAATGACAGTCAGGGGATTACGGAACTCATGAGATACGGTAGAGATAAATAAGGACTTGAGACGGTTAAGTTCTTGCTCCTTTTCTAATGCTTTCTCTAGCACTTTTGTTTGGCGGTGATCGCTAAGATCCCAAAAAACAACAACTACACCATTTATTTGATCTGGTACTCCCTTCAATGGTGAGGCACTATCACCAATTGGAACTCTTTTTCCGTCTCTTCTAATCAGAGATGTAAATTCCTCTAAATAAACAACCTGCTGCTCTCGCAGCACTTTTGTCACTGGGTTTTCTAAAATAGTATCTGTGACTTCATCGACAATATGAAAAATATTCGCCGCCTCATTTCCTAAAGCATCTTTTTGCTGCCACCCAGTCAATGCCTCAGCGGCGGGATTCATAAATGTTACATTTCCTTGCTCATTTGTAGCGATTACAGCATCGCTTATTGAGTTTAAAAGGGTTGCCAACTGATCTCGATTCTGCCGTAGTTCGCGCTCTAACTGGTGTTTTAAAAGACCGATTTCAATTGCTATCTTTAAATCTTTTGTAGTAAATGGTTTAACAATGTATCCAAAAGGTTGGGTAACTTTGGCTCTTTCCAAAGTATTATTATCACCATAGGCAGTTAAAAATATTACAGGAACGTCTAACTGCTTGCGAATATGGCTGGCAGTAGCAATACCGTCCATTTCACCTTTAAGAATAATATCCATTAATACTAACTCTGGTTGAGTTTCCAATGCCTTAGCAATGGCAACTTTTCCAGACGAAGCTGTTCCCGTAACAACGTAACCTAGTTGACTGAGTTGGCTAGCAATAGCCCTAGCCACAATCACTTCATCTTCAACAACTAAAATTCTAGCTTGACCCATTTGATATTTACTGATGCAAAGTTAACTGCTTAAATTTGATTTTGAATCCTGTTCCATGATTACGTTCTAGGGTGATGTTGCCTTCTAGCTGTTCTGTAACCAAGTCATATACTAATGACAGACCCAAAGAATCAGTATTTGTCCAATCTAAATTATCTGGTAAACCAATTCCATTATCTTGGATAGTCATCTCAATATTATTATTGATATTGCGTAGAGCAATACTGATTGTACCTACTTGTTGATTCGGAAAAGCGTGCTTGAGAGCATTGGAGATTAATTCGTTAATAACCAATCCGCAGGCAATAGCTTGATCGACATTCAAATTCACTGAATCTATATTAGTTTCTAGAGTAATTCTATTAGGCCATATTTGATAGGAAATTAGCAGGCTTGCTGCTAAATTACTTATATAATCTGCAACATCAATCTGCCCAAAATTAGCAGAAGTGTACAAATTTTTATGAATTAAAGATATTGACTCAATTCGGTTTTGATTTTCTCGAAGAACTTTGATGGCTTCAGGATCTTTGAGTGTTTGAGACTGAAGTTGTAATAAACTAGAGACAATTTGCAAATTATTTTTAACTCGATGATGAACTTCCTTTAACAGAACTTCTTTTTCAGCTAAGGCATTTTTTAATTTGATTTGAGCCTTTTGTCTTTGAACAAGTTCAGTCTGAGCTTGCTCAAAGATGCTGGATTGTTGAATTGCGATCGCTAATTGGACTGTCACTTGATCGAGCAAATCTAATTGATTTTTTTCCCACTCACGAAAACCAGAGCATTGGTGAGCAACTAGTAAACCCCAAAGGTGAGAGCCAGAATTTTGAGAACTTACTTCTAGTAAAATGGGTACAACTAAATTTGCTTTGACTTCAAATTGTTCTAATAAGCGAATATGACAATCAGTTAGTCCAGCTTCATAAATATTAGCGATCGCTCGTTTGTTTACTTGGTAATACTCCGCTCCTTTGCCTGTTTGAAAACACGTATCATAAATCTCTACCCCCAAAGAAACTCTCCATCCAGGTTCTACTGACTCCGCCATGATTGTGCCGATCATTTCTGAGTCAAACTGATAAACTACTACTCGATCAGCCCCAAGTAAATCTCGCACTTCTTGAACTGTTGCATTCAAAATATCTTGGAGATTCAAAGATTGACGAATTCGTTGAGCAACAGTTCGCATCAATTGCTCCCGTTCGGCTTGACCTTTTAGAGCTAGTTCAGTTCGCTTGCGCTCCGTGATATCTTGACCAATAGTGATAATTTGACCATTTGAAAGTTTAACGTTTGTCCAAGATGTATTTAGTAAGTCACCATCCCGAACCTGAGTTCTGAAGTCAGCCCAATTGTGTTGTGTAGACTGCATAAAATTAATCACATCCTGTCGATCTTCAGCATTAGGATATAATGCTTCCAAGACATTACCAGTTTGCAAGTCTTTAAATTTCCAGCCTAAAACACTTTCCCATTCTTGGTTTACCCACTGAAATTTACCATTGGTATCAATAAGTGCAATCATTAATGGTATACTCTCAAAAATTCTCCGCAAAAATTCATTTTGCTCTTGAAGTTTTCTTTCTATTCGTTTGTGTTCTGTAATGTCTCGGATATTAACTAACCGAGCATTATAATTGGCATAGTTTATTGTATGCGTGACAACTTCAACATCAAGAATCTGTCCGTCTTTTCGCCGATGTAGCCATTGTCCAGAAAAGTGCAAGTTAGTGTGCTTTTTTCCTAAATATTCTCTGAAGATAGGTATATTTTCTGGAGGATAAATGTCAGTTATTTGCATTTGCAAAAATTCTTCTCGTGAGTAGCCATAGTGGATAATAGCAGCTTCATTGACATCCAAAAATTGCAGATTATTCTGGTTATATATCCACATCGGGTTAGGATTTTTAGAGAAAAGAAGTACTTCTAGCCGTTGGCTTTCATTTTCAGGAAATAGCATTAGTGGTTGTGTGAAAAAATTTTGTAAAATACTAGATTTAATTGGCTTCAATCTCAAAATAAAATTAACAGAACTTACGTATTGAAAATCTGAAATCCAGATATTTCTTGAGCCACACTACTTGCTCTATTTGAGGAGACCCCAGACACTCGTGGGCTCTCTAATGCTTTTAGTATCTCCCTATGGGAGAAGACCGCAGTAGTCCCCTTTTTTTTTGATCCAAGCAAGATAAGTTTTAACACATCCTCTAAATATTAATTAAATGTTTCTAAAACTTGTAAATTAAAATTGTTTTTTCCTAATGTTAGGAATTAGATATTAAATTAGCTAAATCCATGTTCCCATTAATAAATAATTTGATTAAAAAGTTTTAAACAAAAAAACTAGCTATTTATTATAGAGTGTGTAACATGAGCGCCATCGATTACAGGCATTCAGATTACACACTCCACAAGATTGGATAATGTACTTACTTATTGAAAATACCTCAACCAAAGTTTTTACTCCAAAAGATTGTTAAAATATTTATGTTTTATTGGAATAATTTATTCCATCTGAATAGGCATTTGAGGTTGCTTAAAGGTGATATGAAAATGCCCCTATAAAAGTGATGCAAAACTATAGTCTATAGGGGCAATTTATGAATTACCCCTATATAAATAAAGCGTAGCCTCACCTAGAATTAGTATGAGTTTCAAAAAAGCTCATATTCCCCATCAGTATTTTTATCAAATTATGGACACTTTTTGCAACATAATTGATAGATGAGTTTAGTAACGGAATTTCTACCACTTCTTGATGAAACTGCACAAAATCAGTGACTTTTGGCAAGAATTGGGGTTAAGCTCTTGTTATATCTAACTTAGATGTTTTTCAGCTAATTTGCGGTAGCCTATAGTAAGCTTACGTACTTCTACGTTCTATCTTGGGTGTCCCAGTGTAGTGATATATAGAGCAGCTTCATCAGCAGGAATACCCAAAACTTCATTTACTTGGTCATCAAAGAATCCACCGATACCACTAACGCCTACATTTAGGTGCATTGCGGCTAAATTCAGGCGCTGTCCCAAATGACCGGCATCCAGATGTAAATAACGGTAAACGCGATCGCCATATTGAGCGATCGCAGCTTTCAAATCGGCTGTATGAAATAATACTGCTGCTGCATCCCGCCCTAATTCTTGCCCCAAACAGAGAAAATGTAACTCTCGCCGGAAATTTTTAAACCGAATTTGGCGTAATTCTTGGGCTTTGGGCGCGTAATAGTAACAACCTGCCTCCAGTCCTTTAACTCCGCAAACAGCAATAAATGTTTCTATTAAATTCAAATCAAAATAGTCTGGAGAAATATCTAAACTTTGGTCGATGTAATTTTGCGGTTGGTAAGTGAAATCGAGTAGACTTTTTAATTGATCGAAATTTAAATCATCACCATTGTAAGCGCGGGTAGAGCGTCGCTTATACATTGTGTTTTCCAGTTCTGATAGCTTTTGTCCCCAGTCTATAGGTGTAGTGGTGGTGGGGATTTTCAAACAGAAAGGAAAGTTATATTTATCCTCTAAAGATTTTTCTTGTTTGATAACTGGTAGATTGAGATTGCCTGTTAAACCTGATTGGATCTGGGTGTGTCGATGGAAATATGTCAGCAATTCACCATCGGGGATTTGGGGATAACTGGTTTCGGTGGCGGAAGGTAAAGCAGTACATCCCAATGGCAAATTTTGATTGACATCTAACAAGTCTGCCAGAGGCAAGACAGCGATCGCACCTTCTTGTTGCGGATCTATATAAAGTAGATCGTTTACCGATTCATCCACAAAGCCGCCGATTAAATGAGGACGAAAGTCAGTAATCGCGCCAGCCAATTCGATATTACCTAATAGATGTCCCGTATCTAAAAAAATCCGGCGATAAGCCCGATCTTCATAGCGCCAGGCAGAACGATAAAATACCGCAGTGACAATAATTGCTAATTGGGTGTTTTCTAAAGAAGGATGCCAGAAACAAGCTGCTTGGAGAGTTTGCCAAACATCACTTTCCCAATAATGCATCAGTGAATGAGTCCGACACTGGTAGTTATACAAACCAGGTGGCAATAACGACGTGCCACGGGAAACCACATACACCTCAGCAGGGTACAATCCGCCGGCACTGGGAGCAGCGCGTAAATATACCGCACTACCCATAGAAGGCATTCTCGCTGTCAATCCATAGCTGCGAAACAGCAACCGTGAAAGTCTTTGCCACCATTGAGCATCTGGGTTGTTGGCAAATCCCTCTGATTTTTCTTGGATATAGGGTTTGAGATCAAAAGTAGAGCCAATTTTGTATTCTTTGAAAGGCACTGGCTGTTTAGTCCAGTCTAACTGCTGACTTTTGGAGGCAAGAGTCTCAGGGTTGTATTTAGTCCGTTCGTGGTAATGCTGGGCAATTGATTGGTGTAATTCTGGCATAGTACTTTTAATATCCTTGGGGCATTCTTTTTTTGATCTTGGCATTCATTAGCCTCATTGTTTCGTGTCAATTCGTACAATCCTCATAGTCACAAAGTGGTAATTGGTAACAACTGCATTGGGAATGGGGTATTGGGCATAGTGCATCTGGTCAAAAATAATGTAGAGACGTAGCACTGCTACGTCTCTACAAGGGTTCTGGATAACGCATATTTAATTTCTGGATATGTCTAATATTTTTCATAACCGTCGAATCGCAATTTCTAACCCTTCACATACACCACTAAGAAAATCTAAATCTAAAGTAGCGATCGCATCACTAGGTTTGTGATAATGTGGGTTTCGCAAGAATGCCGTATCTGTCACCATCATTGCCGGATAACCCAAATCCCAGAAAGGCGCATGATCGCTAAGTCTGGTTTGGGGAACTATTAAACCTCGATTCGGCACAGGTAGCCATTGACTAGCTACGCCAGCTTTGCGAATATTACGGCTCATCCCAATTAAATCAGGCAATGTCCGCAAATTGCCAATTAAAGCAATAAAACCACCTGTATTTGGGTAGAAGCGTTCCAAAGGAGGAGGATAACTTTGAGAACCAGGCGTAGAATCCTTATAACCCAGCATTTCTAGGGAGATCATTAAGCGTAGCTGTTGCTTTTGTTGGTGCAACAGGGCTGCATAGTCAGCACTACCCAGTAAGCCGTATTCTTCCATATCGAAAGCAACCAGCCTTAAAGGATATCTGACAGGTTGGGCAGCAAACTTTCTGGCTAATTCCAGCAACACCGCCACACCCGTGGCATTATCATCAGCCGCAGGTGTTCCCGGAACGCCATCATAATGAGCGCCAATTAAAATCGGTGGCAAATCCTTTTTTTGCCCTCTAGCTTGGGAGGGCAAATTTAATATCAAGTTCTTACAAGCTTTACCCCTGACTTCAAAGGTGTGGATTTCCACACTCCCCCATTGGGAAAATTCCTGGCGAATGTATTCTTGGACAAAAAAATGTCCAGCTGTTGCCATGTAAGGATCGCGTTCTCGCGCGATCGCACTCAGGGAAGTTTGTAATCGCTTTGTTAAATTCAAATGTTTAAAATAGCGGTAATATTAAGGTTTTCAGGCACTCAAAGAAGCAGAAATTTCTT
This window contains:
- a CDS encoding SagB/ThcOx family dehydrogenase, with the translated sequence MPELHQSIAQHYHERTKYNPETLASKSQQLDWTKQPVPFKEYKIGSTFDLKPYIQEKSEGFANNPDAQWWQRLSRLLFRSYGLTARMPSMGSAVYLRAAPSAGGLYPAEVYVVSRGTSLLPPGLYNYQCRTHSLMHYWESDVWQTLQAACFWHPSLENTQLAIIVTAVFYRSAWRYEDRAYRRIFLDTGHLLGNIELAGAITDFRPHLIGGFVDESVNDLLYIDPQQEGAIAVLPLADLLDVNQNLPLGCTALPSATETSYPQIPDGELLTYFHRHTQIQSGLTGNLNLPVIKQEKSLEDKYNFPFCLKIPTTTTPIDWGQKLSELENTMYKRRSTRAYNGDDLNFDQLKSLLDFTYQPQNYIDQSLDISPDYFDLNLIETFIAVCGVKGLEAGCYYYAPKAQELRQIRFKNFRRELHFLCLGQELGRDAAAVLFHTADLKAAIAQYGDRVYRYLHLDAGHLGQRLNLAAMHLNVGVSGIGGFFDDQVNEVLGIPADEAALYITTLGHPR
- a CDS encoding PAS domain S-box protein, with protein sequence MLFPENESQRLEVLLFSKNPNPMWIYNQNNLQFLDVNEAAIIHYGYSREEFLQMQITDIYPPENIPIFREYLGKKHTNLHFSGQWLHRRKDGQILDVEVVTHTINYANYNARLVNIRDITEHKRIERKLQEQNEFLRRIFESIPLMIALIDTNGKFQWVNQEWESVLGWKFKDLQTGNVLEALYPNAEDRQDVINFMQSTQHNWADFRTQVRDGDLLNTSWTNVKLSNGQIITIGQDITERKRTELALKGQAEREQLMRTVAQRIRQSLNLQDILNATVQEVRDLLGADRVVVYQFDSEMIGTIMAESVEPGWRVSLGVEIYDTCFQTGKGAEYYQVNKRAIANIYEAGLTDCHIRLLEQFEVKANLVVPILLEVSSQNSGSHLWGLLVAHQCSGFREWEKNQLDLLDQVTVQLAIAIQQSSIFEQAQTELVQRQKAQIKLKNALAEKEVLLKEVHHRVKNNLQIVSSLLQLQSQTLKDPEAIKVLRENQNRIESISLIHKNLYTSANFGQIDVADYISNLAASLLISYQIWPNRITLETNIDSVNLNVDQAIACGLVINELISNALKHAFPNQQVGTISIALRNINNNIEMTIQDNGIGLPDNLDWTNTDSLGLSLVYDLVTEQLEGNITLERNHGTGFKIKFKQLTLHQ
- the rnhA gene encoding ribonuclease HI — its product is MSTQPTIQSIYTDGACTGNPGPGGWGVVVYFSDGSIHEMGDASPHTTNNKMEMQAAIAALQFLQTSQQTQAITLHTDSEYLINCVTKWVKGWKKKGWKKSDGKPVQNQELLEILDELNTQQVKWQHVRGHSGNIGNERCDAIARTYASGKIPSLQQFTSTNFYKSLPSPNELNVAKVADYEKKSRIINQSHQEISTSALEITVMEPSTGPTAATIDEKPTEMRVSQLRSLVETLRIADEISEKGYLITSSELADLMDVHASAVTSRGDQWRWRNWIVSRVRREGNQILWELERGDQVGGEEE
- a CDS encoding M28 family peptidase, coding for MNLTKRLQTSLSAIARERDPYMATAGHFFVQEYIRQEFSQWGSVEIHTFEVRGKACKNLILNLPSQARGQKKDLPPILIGAHYDGVPGTPAADDNATGVAVLLELARKFAAQPVRYPLRLVAFDMEEYGLLGSADYAALLHQQKQQLRLMISLEMLGYKDSTPGSQSYPPPLERFYPNTGGFIALIGNLRTLPDLIGMSRNIRKAGVASQWLPVPNRGLIVPQTRLSDHAPFWDLGYPAMMVTDTAFLRNPHYHKPSDAIATLDLDFLSGVCEGLEIAIRRL
- a CDS encoding ATP-binding protein, yielding MGQARILVVEDEVIVARAIASQLSQLGYVVTGTASSGKVAIAKALETQPELVLMDIILKGEMDGIATASHIRKQLDVPVIFLTAYGDNNTLERAKVTQPFGYIVKPFTTKDLKIAIEIGLLKHQLERELRQNRDQLATLLNSISDAVIATNEQGNVTFMNPAAEALTGWQQKDALGNEAANIFHIVDEVTDTILENPVTKVLREQQVVYLEEFTSLIRRDGKRVPIGDSASPLKGVPDQINGVVVVFWDLSDHRQTKVLEKALEKEQELNRLKSLFISTVSHEFRNPLTVIQTAVELIEMKGANLTDVKRGIYLKRIQGAVQSMEKLMEEVLFVGRAEATKLVYNPAPLNLEQFCLELIKDFSIVESSVCEVVFTCHSDRTDAVMDEGLLNYMFGNLLSNAIKYSPRGGKIEFNLICDPIENLAIFYIQDQGMGIPEADQARLFESFYRGSNVQSIKGTGLGLVIVKRCVDAHRGQISVTSQIGVGTTFTVILPLNSDSSSES
- a CDS encoding amino acid permease yields the protein MLPIETVLNSEQVTRLFSHLEFDGKKLNHQPGSVLGSTALIAGTTVGAGILALPAVTLPSGIVPSTSGLIAVWLYALVSGLLVAEVTLNTMRTEGRVSIGFLGVVEKILGKLGAQMAGGAYLFMHYALLVAYITQGGEILGYAVAKIWSVQILPTWMGTTTFTLLFGGIMYLGREKFIEKLNSAFVGIVIVSFLGLLFFAGRHIQSAQLLFQNWSALGSAISVMSVALFFQNVVPLVVTQLEGDAGKIRQSILIGSVIPLIMFLAWNAVILGSVSPDMQYDTSDGRTVFDPLQILRAGGAGEWLGVLVSIFSEFAIATSFIGFVYGLLDLFGDIFLIPQGKLSSRFPLYSLVLFPPMTLGTLNPSIFFTALDYTGTFSISVLGGIIPALMSWKQRQEQENSDSTNQPLVPGGKLTLIVMIGVALTMIGRQILVIYTE